GCCGGGCCGCCCGCTGCGCGAGCGCCGCGACCAGGACGGAACCGCCGACGCCGACGATCACCGCGTACGGGGCGATGAGGTGGGCGGACACCTGCTCCGGGCTGATCGCGGTCAACCTTGGCACGGCCAGGAAGTACGCGACCGCGACCAGCAACGGACCGGCCGCGCCCGAGGCGGTGGCACCGACCCGACGATCCGCCTCGCGGACCCCCCGCCGGGCGGCCAGCGTTCCGATCAGCAGGGCCGACCCGAGCGAGAGGACCGCCCCGGGCCAGTAGAAGTAGTCCCGGATCCAGAACTGGTCGCTGCCGGAGCTGAGTTGCCAGATGCCGAGCTGCGCGGTGGTCAGTCCACGACCGGCGAGCACCGAGTCGACCACCGCGACCACCGCGAGCAGCCACAACCAGCAAGCGGTGGCGATGACGTTGGTGGCCGCCGCCCGGCAACGCAACGCCCAGTGTGCGACAAGCGCACCGATCAGTACGCCGAGTGCCGCGTACCCGGCGGCCATGTCCCGGGGCGACGGAGTGTCCGGCACCACCGCAACCCGTGCCGGTACGGCGACCAGCAGCACCGTGATCAGGGCACCCAGCGCGGCGGCCCCGGACAGGGCGCTCCACCACAGGCCGTCCCTGCCCCGCTGGCCGGCCGCACCGGGTGGATCGTCGGCAGGATGCGCCGGCGTACTCGGCACGGTGGCGGTGCGGCGGAGATCCTCGGTGGCGGTCGAGCGGCGATCATGCAACCGCTGGGCGCAGACCGCACCGAAGATGGTCGAGGTGGCGGCGATCCAGGTGGCCCAGATCAGGCTGGCCGCCCAGGCCGCCGTGCTGGCGGTCGTCTCGGCCGGCGCCCAGTTGAGGATGCCCAGGCCGTACCCGAAGCCCAGTTGCGCCGCCCCGGCACCGGCGGCCACGCCGGCCGCCGTGGCGATCGATCCTCCCCAGCCCACTCTGGCCATGCGGGGGAGCGTAACGTCCTGTGGTCGGTGCGGCGAGTCGTACGCGGTACCAGGCGATGGATGGTGACGGAAAGTGTTTGGCGTCGACGGGTACGGTCGCCGGTGACAGGGCGGTGGGCGGGATGACGGACGGGACCATGGACGGGCGGCCGGGGCGCGGTGACGGCGGCCCGGATCGCACGCTTATCGTCGGCGGCAGCCTCGCGGCTCTGCTGCTCGCGGTCATCGGGGCGGCCGGCGGCTGGGTGTTGGCCGGCGACCAGCGACCGCCGACGACTGCCGTACCGGCCGATGCGGCCGGCAGCCGCACCCCCAGCCCTCAGCCGACCAAGTCGCCACCGCGGGCCCGGCCGACCTCGGCTGCCCCGCCGAGCAGTGCCGCGCCGACCCGGTCGGCCGGGCTCACCGTGCCGGACCTGGTTGGGATGGACTTCGAGGAGGCCCGGGAGGAACTGCGTGACCGGGGACTGGGCTGGCAGTTCGTCTTCGGCAGTGGAGACAGTTCCAGCGTGCGGAGCACCAACCCGGCGGCGGGTACGCCGGTGAAGCGCGGTATCACCGTTGTGATCAATGTGGCCGGGCAGGCACCGCCGAACGAGGTGCCGGATCTGCTCGGGGAGAAGTGCCGGGATGCCGGCGACGAGCTGGTCGACGACGGTTTCTCGCCTCGCTACCCGACCGGGCGATCCGGCACGGTGACCGCCCAGGACCCGGTTGGCGGCACCGTCCTGCGGTGGAACGACATCGTCGCCATCTCCTGCGGCACCCCCGGGGCCTGAGGCGAAGGTGCCCTTTCGGGGGCACTTTCGTCCAAACATCTCTGCTCAGCTGACACGCACGGTGGTGCGATGGTGCGCGGCGGTGGGGCGGGTAACCAGTAGGTTGGCGTCAAGGGCCTCGATGCCCGCCCGGGCTGGCGGAAGGGGACGTGCGATGAGCGACGACCGCCAGGAGCCGCCCGACGACCAGACCCGCCCGATGCCATCGGCGGCTGCCGGTGACCCCGACCAGACGGCCCCGTTCGGGCGTACGCCCGAGGAGACCGCGCCGTTGCCGCCAGCGCAGCGGTCGGAGCCGGCGTGGTCCGGGCGTGCGGAGGTGCCGGCGGTCCGGCCGGGCGACGATCGGGAACCGGCGGGCGGTGACTGGTACGGCGACGAGCCGGCCCGCCCCTGGTGGCTGCCGATCCTCTGGGGGGTTCTCCTGTTGCTCCTGCTCGGCGTGATCGGGGTGGGGGTGTGGCTGGCGCGGCAGGCCGTGGAGGACGATGGGCCAGCGCCGCAGCCACCGCAAGCGACCACAGCCGCCCCGCCGACCACCCGGTCGGCCTCGCCCACTCCGTCGTCGTCGCCCTCGCCGACGGCCAGCCCCACTCCGGTTGAGCTGCCGATGCCGCCGCTGGTCGGCAGTTCGGAGGCGGCGGCCCGGGCGGTGCTGGATCGGCTCGGTCTCGACCATCGGGTGGAGTACCGCCGGTCGGATCAGCCGGCGGGCACGGTCATCGCCACCGATCCGGAGGAGGGTGAGCTGGTCGAGGTGGGCGACGAGGTCACGCTTGTGGTCGCCCAAACCAGCCCGAGCCCGTCGCCGACGACCGGTCCGCCGACCACCGAACCGACCGGCACGCCGAGCCCCACCGGTTGACCTCGGCCGCTGCCTCGGGTTGTCGGCCCGGCCCATTCACCACATGCGGCGTCTGGTGCCGACGAGTCCCAGCCCGGCGAGCGAGATCGTCAATCCGAACAGGCCCGACCAGAAGAGCGAACGACTGAGTTCGTCGGCGCTGTGCGTACCGGTCGCGTGGCCGCGTCCGGTCGGTTCGTCACCGGGTGGGGCGGCGTCGCCGTATCCCGAGGCGTCGCCGGGCAGGCCGTCGCCGGGCAGGCCGTCGCCGGGCAGGCCGTCGCCGGGCTGGTGGGCCGGGGCGAAGTCGTCCCACGCGCCGCCTCGCCCGTCCGGTTCGAGTGGATCGCTCTCCACCACGGTGATCTCGGGAGCGGGCACCGGCTCGGCCAGCCGGGTGGACGACAGGGCTGGATCGCGGACCAGTACCACCAGGATGGTGGCACCGAGCAGTGCCAGGAGTCCGAAGGAGTGGACGATACGGGACCGATGGGGCCACCGTGCGGACAGATTGACCATGGCCATCCCAGGTTCGAGGTCCTGGAATGCGCGGGTGAAGACGTGCCGGGGCGGGCACACCGATTCTATGGCGCCGGTATGCCCGCCGGTGGCGGTTCAGGATGCTTGGGGCACCCTGATCGAGCCTCGGCCGGCCGGCCGGCGAGCCGAGCGCACGGCGTGCGGACGTGGCTGCCCGGCGGCTTGCAACTGCCGCAGCCCGGCCCGCTGAACGAAGATCGAGCGTCGGTTGACCGCGTCCCCCGCCGCGTTCAACTCGTAGCCTTCGAGCCAGACCCAGCCGTCGTAGGTCGGCCGGTCGAGCACCCGGATCACCCGGAACAGGATGGGTCTGCGGAACTGGACACTCGCCGCGCGTGTCACGTGCAGTACGTCACCGGAGCGGGGAAGCACATGGGCTCCTGAGGAGGTTGGCCGGCGCAGGGGCCGGCAGGGTTGTCGGGGGGACGCCGGCGACGAGGTGGGTGTCTCGCGGACCGGTTGGTACGGCTGCCCGGCCGGCCCGGATCCGCTGGTGGCGTACCGGTGCTCGACCGCGTCGACCGCCCCGTCTCGGTCGTGGTGATCACGTTGAGAGACAGAGCCGGGACGGTGCGTGACCCGGGTCATAGGACAGATTGCATCAGGGGCGTACTTCATGCAAGTTGCAAGTCGCTGTTTGCCGATACGTGAGCGGCTCGCGCGAAACGGCGCTTGAACGTGCTACCGCCCGGACGGCACACTGAGGGCCGGTTTCGCCCGTCGCGGCCGGGCCGAGGTCCGGAACCACCCCATGCCGCGAACGCCCGCCGCCCGATGGTCGCGCGCCCCAGGCGGGGTGGTGAGAACGGCGCGTCGAGGCGGGAGAGGTGACACCGTGAGCGAGCGGCGCAGCCCGACCATCCGGCGGCGCCGGCTCGGCGCAGAACTGCGCCGCCAGCGCGAAGCTGCCGGCATCACCATCGAGGCAGTCGCGGAGCAGCTGGAGTGCTCGGCGTCGAAGATCTCCCGGATCGAGACCGGCCACACCAGCGTGACCCCGCGCGACGTGCGGGACATGCTCCGGATCTACGGCGTGGTGGGTCCCGAGAGCGACGAGCTGGTGCAGATTGCCCGCGAGGCGCGACAGAAGGGTTGGTGGCACCCCTACAGCACGGTGCTGGTCGGTGCGTACGTGGGCCTGGAGGCGGCGGCCAGCTCGATCCGCGCGTACGAGCAGCAGGTCGTCCCGGGTCTGCTGGAGACCGAGGAGTACGCCAGCGCGATGATCCGGGCCGCCCGCCCGGATTTCACCGCCGACCAGGTGCGGCAACGGGTGCGTGTCCGAATCGGCCGCCAGTCGTTGTTGACCCAGGATGATCCGGCCGATCTATGGGTGGTGCTCGATGAGGCGGTGATGTGCCGTCCGGTTGGCGGGGACGCGGTCATGCGTGACCAACTGCGCCGGCTGGTGGAGGTGGCCCAGTTGCCGAACGTGACGCTCCAGATCCTGCCGTTCGAGGTGGGGGCGCACGCCGGCATGGACGGCACCTTCACGATCCTCAGCTTCCCCGAACCCGGTGATCCGGATGTCGTGTACGCGGAGAACGCCACGGGTGGGCTCTTCCTGGAGAAGAGCGACGAACTACAGAAGTACAGCTTCATCTTCGATCACATTCGAGCAGCGGCCATGCGTCCGGAGGAGTCCGTCGGGTACATCGCGAGACTGGCAGAGGAGCCGTTGTGGAAATGGCCGCGCAAGGATTCCGGGTCGACCTGACGCAGGCGCACTGGTTCAAGAGCTCGAAGAGCGGACCGAACTGTGACAACTGCGTGGAGGTGGCCTACGTGACCGGGGCGATCGGAGTCCGGGACTCGAAAGACAAGACAGGTCCCGCTCTCGTTTTCGCCCCGGGTGACTGGCACGCCTTCGTCGCCAGCACTCGGAACGGCGCCTTCGGCCGGGGCTGACCCACCCCCGGGACAGTGCTGACGGGTCCCCGTCCGGCGTGGCCGGGCGGGGACCTCACGCATCAGCCGCCGGTTACCGTCGCCACAACGTGTCCGTCTCGTTGTACCTGTCGGTACGCGCTGGTCGACATCCCCCCGAGCAGGGCGGGTAACCGAGCGAGGCAGGCGAGACGATGACGAGTATCGGGTCAGAGAACCTCACCAACGGGCCGGGCAAGCCGGAGCGGTTCGGCGGCAAGTACCGCGGTGCCCGCCGGGACACGGTGTTGACCGAGGTGGTGTCGACAGAAACCGAGGCCGGGCGGGACGGCGCGGTGGCAACCGAGCCGGCCGCGGCGCCGCTCACCCTGCCGTCGCTGGATCCCAACCCGCTCACCGAACCGTCGTTCCCGGCGTCCGGCTGGTCGACCGGGGACAGCGAATCCCTGGTGGACCACCCGCTGTTGCGGGGCCTGATGATGGAGTTGCCGCCCAGGGGCAGCGTGCCGCCCCCGGGCTGGCTGGACCGCTGGTTCGAGGCGACCCGGGCGATCCTGGAACTGCTATACGTGCAGAGCGCTGGCCGAATGCGCTGAGGCCGTGGCCCGCTCCGGCATGGCCCGCTCGGCGAGCCGGTTGTGACGCAGCGCGTGCCGTACGCCGATGGCCGCGACGCCAAGCGCCGCGATGGTGGTGGCGGGCCCGGTCGCACCGGGTCCGAGGAGTTGGCTGGCACCGCTCGCCGTGATCAGGGCCGGGACCAGGGCCAACCCGGTCACCTGCAACGGCAGCCCGATCAGTGGGTGCGCGGCGGCGGCCCGCAACCCGTGCGGAGCCGGTGTCCGGGCGGCGACGGCCAGGGCGCCCGCTCCGGCCCGCAGCCGGCGCAACCGGCGTACCGTGCAGACCGCCACCACAAGCGCCGGGATCGCGGCCAGCGCGAGCCCGCCAGCGGCCCGGTCGGCCATGGTCGCACCGGCGGTGGCCAGGCCAGCGATCGGCAGAGCCACCGTCAGACCGAGCCCGGCCAGGGTCAGCGCGAGCAGCCAGCCGGCGTGCCGGCGGAGCCCGCGGGCGTGGGTCAGCCGGGGCAACCCGTCGGCGAGGTAGCCGGCGAACCACCAGACGGCGGCGACCGGGAGCAGGAGGGCGAGATGGCTCTGCATGTCCCTCAGCCTTTCCCGGATTCCCCGTCAGCGAATCCGGGCCCGCCCCCGGTTCGCCCCGTACCCGTCCCCGTAGGGGAATCATCGCGCCAGTGTGATGGGGAATCCGACATGTTTATCTGCCTCCGTACCCCGAACTACCCTCACGTAGATCGGCATTTATCGATCAACTTGCCACGAGCAGGTGGACGATCCGTGCTGGTCGGAGGGAGGTAGGAAGATGGTTCTTCCACACAGGTCCGTTTTCGTCGGGTTGGCCGCGCTGGCCATGGTGGCGGCGGCGACACCGGCGATGGCCGCCGAGCCGGTCGGCACCATCCGCAGTGCCGGCGGCGCCACAGCGGTCGAAGGCAGCTACATCGTCGTGTTCAAGGAGAACGAGGTCGGTCGCAGCGCGGTGGGGTCCTCGGTGGACCGGCTGCTGCGTCGGCACGGCGGCACCACTGCCCGGACGTACAGCGCGGCCGTGCGCGGTGCCGAACTGCGGGTCAGCGCCAAGGCCGCAGCCCGGATCGCCGCCGACCCCGCGGTGGCGTACGTCGAGCAGAACCACACCGTCTCGATCAGCGGAACCCAGACGAACCCCCCGTCCTGGGGCCTGGACCGGATCGATCAGCGCAACCTGCCGTTGAACAGCTCCTACACCTACCCCAACACCGCCTCGAACGTGACGTCGTACGTCATCGACACCGGCATCCGGATCACCCACTCGGACTTCGGCGGCCGGGCGACCTGGGGCACCAACACGGTCGACTCCAACAACACCGACTGCAACGGTCACGGCACCCACGTCGCCGGCACGGTCGGTGGCTCGGCGTACGGCGTGGCCAAGGCCACCCGGTTGGTCGCGGTCAAGGTGCTCAACTGCTCCGGCAGCGGCACCAACGCCGGGGTCATCGCCGGCATCGACTGGGTCACCGCGAACGCGGTCAAGCCCGCCGTGGCCAACATGAGCCTCGGCGGCGGGGCGAGCACGGCCACCGACAACGCGGTGATCAACTCGATCAACTCCGGGGTGACGTACGCGGTGGCCGCCGGCAACGGCAACGCGCTCGGTCAGCGGCAGAACGCCTGCAACTACTCGCCCGCCCGGGCCGAGCCGGCGATCACCGTCGGTGCCACTCAGAACAACGACGCCGCCGCGAGCTTCTCGAACTTCGGCACCTGCGTGGACATCCTCGCGCCGGGGGTGAGCATCACCTCGGCCTGGCACACCAACGACACCGCCACGAACAGCATCAGCGGCACCTCGATGGCCTCGCCGCACGTGGCCGGTGCGGCGGCGCTGGTGCTCTCGGCCAACCCGTCGTGGACCCCGCTACAGGTCCGCAACTACCTGGTCGACAACGCCACCCCGAACGTGATCAGCAACGTGGGCACCGGCACCCCGAACCGGCTGCTCTACGTGGTCAACGGTGACACGCCGCCGCCGACCAACGACTTCTCGGTCTCGGTGTCGCCGACCGCCGGCTCCACCGCGCCGGGCGGGTCGGTGACCGCGACCGTGGCCACCGCCACCACCAACGGCTCCGCCCAGTCGGTGAGCCTCTCGGCCAGCGGCCTGCCGTCCGGGGCGACCGCCTCGTTCAGCCCGGCCACGGTCACCTCGGGCGGTTCGTCGACGCTTACCATCAGCACCTCGGGCAGCACCCCGGCCGGCACGTACCCGGTGACGGTGACCGGCAGCGCGGCCTCCGGCACGAAGACCGCGACCTACTCGCTGACGGTGACCGGCAGCGGCAGCGGTGGTTGCTCCGGCAGCAACGGCACCGACGTGTCGATCCCGGACGCCGGCTCGGCGGTGACCAGCTCGATCACCATCTCCGGCTGCAACCGCAACGCCTCGTCGAGTTCGACGGTGGCGGTGAACATCGTGCACACCTACCGTGGTGACCTGGTCATCGACCTGCTCGCCCCGGACGGGTCGTCGTACCGGCTGAAGAACAGCAGCATCTTCGACGGCACGGACAACGTGAACGCCACCTACACGGTGAACCTCTCCAGCGAGGCGGCGAACGGCACCTGGCGGCTCCAGGTGCGCGACGTCTACAGCGGTGACACCGGCTACCTCAACACCTGGACGCTTACCCTCTGACGTAGGCGACGGCGACGGGCCCCGGGAAATCCCGGGGCCCGTCGTCGATCAGCGCGTTGGCCGTGGCGTCATCCGGATCGTCATGCGCGACCCCGTCAGACCGCGAACTCCGCCGGCCGCTCGGTGGCCGGCACCGGCGGCCGGGCCTTCCACAGCCCGGTCTTCTGCGCGAACAACCGGGCGAGGTACGCCGGGTTGAGGATCACGTAGCGCCGCCACAGCCGCTTGGGTTCCAACCCGAGCCGCCAGAACCACTCCAGCCCGGCCCGCTGCATCCACGGTGGCGGCTGGCGCAGCAGCCCGGCGTGGTAGTCGAAGGCGGCACCGACCGCCATCAGCGGCATGTCCAGCAGCGGTCGCATCGCGTACGCGAAGACCTCCTGGCGGGGGCAGCCCAGCCCGACCAGGACGAGCCGGGCACCGCTGGCCTTGATCCGGTCGGCGATCTCGACATCCTCGCCGGGCCGTACGGCGCGGAACTTCGACGGCTCGATCCCGGCGATCTTGAGGGCCGGGAACATCCGCTCCAGCGCCGGAATCAGCCGGGCCAGGGTCTCCTCGGTCGAGCCGTACAGGTAGACCGGCAGCCCTTCGTCGGCGAAGCGGGAGAGCACGTGCAGGGTAAGCGTGGGCC
This DNA window, taken from Micromonospora sp. FIMYZ51, encodes the following:
- a CDS encoding PASTA domain-containing protein; the encoded protein is MTDGTMDGRPGRGDGGPDRTLIVGGSLAALLLAVIGAAGGWVLAGDQRPPTTAVPADAAGSRTPSPQPTKSPPRARPTSAAPPSSAAPTRSAGLTVPDLVGMDFEEAREELRDRGLGWQFVFGSGDSSSVRSTNPAAGTPVKRGITVVINVAGQAPPNEVPDLLGEKCRDAGDELVDDGFSPRYPTGRSGTVTAQDPVGGTVLRWNDIVAISCGTPGA
- a CDS encoding PASTA domain-containing protein; its protein translation is MSDDRQEPPDDQTRPMPSAAAGDPDQTAPFGRTPEETAPLPPAQRSEPAWSGRAEVPAVRPGDDREPAGGDWYGDEPARPWWLPILWGVLLLLLLGVIGVGVWLARQAVEDDGPAPQPPQATTAAPPTTRSASPTPSSSPSPTASPTPVELPMPPLVGSSEAAARAVLDRLGLDHRVEYRRSDQPAGTVIATDPEEGELVEVGDEVTLVVAQTSPSPSPTTGPPTTEPTGTPSPTG
- a CDS encoding helix-turn-helix transcriptional regulator codes for the protein MSERRSPTIRRRRLGAELRRQREAAGITIEAVAEQLECSASKISRIETGHTSVTPRDVRDMLRIYGVVGPESDELVQIAREARQKGWWHPYSTVLVGAYVGLEAAASSIRAYEQQVVPGLLETEEYASAMIRAARPDFTADQVRQRVRVRIGRQSLLTQDDPADLWVVLDEAVMCRPVGGDAVMRDQLRRLVEVAQLPNVTLQILPFEVGAHAGMDGTFTILSFPEPGDPDVVYAENATGGLFLEKSDELQKYSFIFDHIRAAAMRPEESVGYIARLAEEPLWKWPRKDSGST
- a CDS encoding DUF397 domain-containing protein, which produces MAAQGFRVDLTQAHWFKSSKSGPNCDNCVEVAYVTGAIGVRDSKDKTGPALVFAPGDWHAFVASTRNGAFGRG
- a CDS encoding S8 family serine peptidase, producing the protein MVLPHRSVFVGLAALAMVAAATPAMAAEPVGTIRSAGGATAVEGSYIVVFKENEVGRSAVGSSVDRLLRRHGGTTARTYSAAVRGAELRVSAKAAARIAADPAVAYVEQNHTVSISGTQTNPPSWGLDRIDQRNLPLNSSYTYPNTASNVTSYVIDTGIRITHSDFGGRATWGTNTVDSNNTDCNGHGTHVAGTVGGSAYGVAKATRLVAVKVLNCSGSGTNAGVIAGIDWVTANAVKPAVANMSLGGGASTATDNAVINSINSGVTYAVAAGNGNALGQRQNACNYSPARAEPAITVGATQNNDAAASFSNFGTCVDILAPGVSITSAWHTNDTATNSISGTSMASPHVAGAAALVLSANPSWTPLQVRNYLVDNATPNVISNVGTGTPNRLLYVVNGDTPPPTNDFSVSVSPTAGSTAPGGSVTATVATATTNGSAQSVSLSASGLPSGATASFSPATVTSGGSSTLTISTSGSTPAGTYPVTVTGSAASGTKTATYSLTVTGSGSGGCSGSNGTDVSIPDAGSAVTSSITISGCNRNASSSSTVAVNIVHTYRGDLVIDLLAPDGSSYRLKNSSIFDGTDNVNATYTVNLSSEAANGTWRLQVRDVYSGDTGYLNTWTLTL
- a CDS encoding WecB/TagA/CpsF family glycosyltransferase yields the protein MGAGSVRKRNVLGVLVDATDYAEATEQVVAAAQERRPLALTALAVHGVMTGVLDRAHNARLNSFDVVTPDGQPVRWALNLLHGAGLNDRVYGPTLTLHVLSRFADEGLPVYLYGSTEETLARLIPALERMFPALKIAGIEPSKFRAVRPGEDVEIADRIKASGARLVLVGLGCPRQEVFAYAMRPLLDMPLMAVGAAFDYHAGLLRQPPPWMQRAGLEWFWRLGLEPKRLWRRYVILNPAYLARLFAQKTGLWKARPPVPATERPAEFAV